The following proteins are co-located in the Paraburkholderia phytofirmans PsJN genome:
- a CDS encoding ribose-phosphate pyrophosphokinase, protein MSSHDGLMVFTGNANPALAQEVVKILGIPLGKAMVSRFSDGEIQVEIQENVRGKDVFVLQSTCAPANDNLMELMIMVDALKRASAGRITAAIPYFGYARQDRRPRSARVAISAKIVANMLEIAGVERIITMDLHADQIQGFFDIPVDNIYATPVLLGDLRKQNYENLLVVSPDVGGVVRARALAKQLNCDLAIIDKRRPKANVAEVMNIIGEVEGRTCVIMDDMVDTAGTLCKAAQVLKERGAKQVFAYATHPVLSGGAGERIAASALDALVVTDTIPLGDEARSCAKIRSLTSAGLLAETFSRIRRGDSVMSLFAES, encoded by the coding sequence ATGAGCAGCCATGACGGCCTGATGGTTTTTACTGGCAACGCAAATCCCGCGCTTGCACAGGAAGTCGTCAAAATCCTCGGTATTCCCCTCGGCAAAGCAATGGTTAGCCGTTTCTCGGACGGTGAAATCCAAGTCGAGATTCAGGAAAACGTGCGTGGCAAGGATGTCTTCGTCCTGCAGTCCACATGCGCACCGGCGAACGACAATCTGATGGAACTGATGATCATGGTCGATGCGCTCAAGCGCGCATCCGCCGGCCGGATCACCGCAGCCATCCCCTACTTCGGTTATGCCCGTCAAGATCGTCGCCCGCGTTCCGCGCGCGTCGCCATCTCGGCGAAGATCGTGGCGAACATGCTGGAAATCGCCGGCGTCGAGCGGATCATTACGATGGATCTGCACGCCGACCAGATTCAAGGCTTCTTCGACATTCCGGTCGACAACATCTACGCTACGCCCGTGCTGCTCGGCGATCTGCGCAAGCAGAACTACGAGAACCTGCTGGTCGTTTCGCCGGACGTCGGCGGCGTGGTGCGTGCCCGGGCTTTGGCCAAGCAACTGAATTGCGATCTCGCGATCATCGACAAACGCCGCCCGAAGGCGAACGTTGCCGAAGTGATGAACATCATCGGTGAAGTCGAAGGCCGTACCTGCGTGATCATGGACGACATGGTCGACACCGCCGGCACGCTCTGCAAGGCAGCACAAGTTTTGAAGGAACGTGGCGCGAAGCAGGTGTTTGCGTACGCCACGCACCCGGTTCTGTCGGGTGGCGCAGGCGAGCGTATCGCCGCTTCCGCACTCGACGCACTCGTTGTCACGGATACGATCCCGCTCGGTGACGAAGCCCGCTCGTGCGCGAAGATCCGTTCGCTGACCAGCGCCGGCCTGCTTGCCGAAACGTTCTCGCGGATTCGCCGCGGCGATTCGGTGATGTCGCTGTTCGCTGAAAGTTAA